GGCAAATCATGTGGTCATCGCGTGCGATTGGCAAGGAAAAGAAGTATTCCTGGAAATCAGTGATAATGGTTGTGGGTTTTTTCCATCGGAAACACAGGGCGCCTCGCGCCACGGTTTGCGTGGTATGCGCGAACGGGCAGATTTGATTGGCGCTGATTTTCAATTGACCAGCCGACCTGGAGCTGGCGCTGCAGTACATCTCCGCTGGACGCCAACCCCCGCGCAGGTTGTGTATGAATAAACATCAAGAATCGATCCCGATTGTTGTTGTGGATGACCATGCTCTTTTTCGCGCCGGTCTGATCAGTTTGCTGGCAGAGATGGATGAGTTTGAGGTGGTAGGCGAAGCCGAAAACGGTGTGCAGGCGCTGGATGTGATCGCCCGCACACAGCCCCAACTTGTGCTGTTGGATGTTAATATGCCCATCATGGATGGGGTGGATACGGTGCGCGCTTTGCGCGCTGCGGGTAGCGATTTGCGCATTGTGATGCTGACGATTTCGAAACGGCAAGGCGATCTGCTGGGGGCCATTCGCGCAGGCGCAAATGGTTATTTGCTCAAAAACACCGAACCGAATGAATTACGTGTTTCACTTCTAACGATTATGACCGACCAATCGGTGCTGGCAGCCGAGGTGACCGGGCAGGTGATGGAAGCTTTGCGCCAGGGACATCGCCATGTGCCGCGCCAATCGCTGACTGCGCGTGAAATCGAGGTGCTTGGCTGCCTTGCACGCGGAATGACTTCTGCTGAAATTGCGGTCACACTGGTAATTTCGCAAAATACAACCAAAACGCATGTGCGTAACATTCTAAAGAAACTGGATGTTTCCAATCGCGCCGAAGCTGTGCGGGTAGCGATGTCGCGAGGGTTGTTGAGAGAATAACAAGATGACAGTCACCTTTCCCGAATATGCGGATTGGAATTGCGTAAAAATACTTATGTCGATAAAAAAAAACCTTATTTTGGCAGTTTCCCTGCCGCTGATTTTGATAGCCTGCGCTTCACAGCCCGCGCCGTCGCTGCGCGAGTTGCCTCCAGCGCTGGTTTGGCAATACGATTCTGGGGGGGCTATTGATCATCCGCCCTTGCGTACTGGCAACACACTCGTTTTTGTGCCGAAAGACGGCCTGTTAACGGCCCTGGATGCCCAAACCGGAGATTTGCGCTGGCAGTTCAGCCCTCCCGAAGGCATCTGGCATCGCGCCTATGCCATGGCTGACGAACAAGTTTTTATCGCTATGGTCGGAGGGAATGTGGCCGCGCTCGATGCGCAAAACGGCGATCTGCTCTGGGAGACGGCGCTGGGGATCAATGCACAGGTTCCGCTGTATGTACTAGACCAAACGCTCTTCGTTGCAACCACCTTTGTGGGGCCAGGCTTGCAGGCCGATCCCCAGGGGCAGGCCAAACTCTTTGCGCTGGATACCCGCAGCGGAGCTATCCGCTGGGAATTTGAATCCGAAAATTATATTTTACAAACTCCCTTTTCGACCGGCGAAGTTGTCTATACAGGGGGCAGTTATGTCAACCCGGCGGTGGATGTGGATGAAGGCGGGCCGATGCGCCTGTACGCGCTCTCGGCGGCGGATGGTCGCCCTTTGTGGGAGTATGTTTCGGAAGATGGATTTGTGAAAGCGGTGTACGCCACTGACGAGATGGTGACGTATATTGCCTATCAGGATTTTCTTTCCGGGGTGGATGCACAAACCGGAACGCTGGCGTGGCGCGGCGACACTGGCAATTGGGTGCCGTCCCTGGCAGGCTCCGGAAACACAGTCTATTATGGTTCGGCCAACACAGTTGTTCACGCCTGGCAAATGGACAGCGGCGAGAGCCTGTGGACGTATAATATCGGTGGCGAGTCGTTCAATTATCTACTGGGCGCGCCAGTGATTGTGGGCGAAACGGTATATTTCATCAGTCAGCGCGGCGATATGATTGCGCTCGATGCCAACGATGGCCGCGAATTATGGCGCATGGCTGTTGATGTCAACGCCCCGCGCGTTGGGCTGACGGTGGCGAATGATTGGATTTATATTGGCGATGCCGATGGTGTGATTTACGCCTATACTGTGCATAAGTAGCCCCCCTGGCTTTTCCCCCCGACAAAAAAAGGAGCGGCAGTTTTCACTGCCGCTCCTTTTTTTGTCTATTTCTTCGTTCCGGCTAAAATTACGGGGCCGTCGCGATTTTCTTCAGTGATGTCGAACTCAACGCCAGGGGCCATACGGTTGTTGCGCAAACGGCCGCGCAGCTTGGAGTGATCCCAATCGTAGTCGGTGGCGCCGACTTCAGATTGGCCGAGCAATGGCACGCCGGGGGGTGAAGAGAGCACATCGCCGCCGAGCATGATACCTTCGTAGGATGACAAATCCATTTCGTGGTAGGAGTTCTC
The sequence above is drawn from the Chloroflexota bacterium genome and encodes:
- a CDS encoding response regulator transcription factor, encoding MNKHQESIPIVVVDDHALFRAGLISLLAEMDEFEVVGEAENGVQALDVIARTQPQLVLLDVNMPIMDGVDTVRALRAAGSDLRIVMLTISKRQGDLLGAIRAGANGYLLKNTEPNELRVSLLTIMTDQSVLAAEVTGQVMEALRQGHRHVPRQSLTAREIEVLGCLARGMTSAEIAVTLVISQNTTKTHVRNILKKLDVSNRAEAVRVAMSRGLLRE
- a CDS encoding PQQ-binding-like beta-propeller repeat protein; its protein translation is MSIKKNLILAVSLPLILIACASQPAPSLRELPPALVWQYDSGGAIDHPPLRTGNTLVFVPKDGLLTALDAQTGDLRWQFSPPEGIWHRAYAMADEQVFIAMVGGNVAALDAQNGDLLWETALGINAQVPLYVLDQTLFVATTFVGPGLQADPQGQAKLFALDTRSGAIRWEFESENYILQTPFSTGEVVYTGGSYVNPAVDVDEGGPMRLYALSAADGRPLWEYVSEDGFVKAVYATDEMVTYIAYQDFLSGVDAQTGTLAWRGDTGNWVPSLAGSGNTVYYGSANTVVHAWQMDSGESLWTYNIGGESFNYLLGAPVIVGETVYFISQRGDMIALDANDGRELWRMAVDVNAPRVGLTVANDWIYIGDADGVIYAYTVHK